The Halomonas sp. KG2 genome segment CAATGAGTCGCTAATCATCGTCAAGGAATGGTAATGCTCGCCGAACTTTTTGCCGTGATGGCTCCGGTACTCGCCGGTGCTGGGCTGGGATATTTATGGGTACGCTTAGGGCATCCCTACCCCGTCGATTTCATTACTCGTTTGGTGTTTAACATCGGCACACCCGCGCTGGTGCTTGCCTCACTTTCTGGGGCTAATATTGATGCCAATAGCTTTGGACAGATGATGCTTGCCACGACGCTGGTGATTCTCACCATGGGCGCAGCGAGCTTTGTGGTCGCCAAACTGTTGCGCCGCAGTTGGCGCGTATTACTCGCCCCGATGATGTATCCCAACACCGGCAATATGGGACTCCCCGTTGTTCTGTATGCCTTTGGCAGCGCAGGGTTTGCCTATGGTATTACGGTGATGGTGACGGTCTCGCTCTTTCAGTTCACCTTAGGGGCTGTTCTCAATAGCAACGGAAGCCCGACTAAAACGCTGCTGAAAACGCCCACCGTCTATGCCATTTTAATCTCAATGGCGCTGCTGTTAACCGACACATCACTGCCCCCTTGGCTAGCCAATACGGTCGACTTAATGTCTGGTTTCACCGTACCGCTTATGTTGATCACGCTCGGTGTTTCCCTAGCCAGCATCCAGGTAAAAAGCCTGCGTTCCGGCATCGGTTTTAGCCTAGTACGTATTCCCCTTGCCGCTGGGGCAGCGTGGCTAATTGCGGGTTGGGTTGGCCTGCCCCCACTGGCGCAAAGCATTCTGGTGCTACAAATGTGCATGCCTGTGGCAGTGTTTAACTACTTGTTCGCCCAGCGAGCCCAGCGCGAACCGGCGTATGTTGCCAGCCTCGTTTTTTGCTCTACGCTGCTTGCCCTGGTGTATTTACCGATACTGCTGGCATTTCTGATGTAGCGTTTTTGCTATAGCCCGTCTGATTTAGCCCGCCGGATATATAGCAGCACAGGGAACCCCGCTCGCTTTAAACAGTCACTGCTAGGCATGGAACATGATCATCATGATCATCGAAGGCCCCGACGACAGGAGTGAGCATGATTCGCCAACCTCAATCACAAGCACGCCAAGCAGTGTTAACGACGCCTTCTCATCGTTGGTTTCTAACAGCTATTGGCGGGTTAATGTTGGCGGGCACTGTTAGCAATGCCCAAGCAGAAATGGTTCACGACGCGATCGAAACCGATCAAATTACCTTGTCACTTGAACGTGTGACTAGTGGGTTGAACACCCCTTGGGCAGTGGCTTTTTTACCTGACGGGCGTTTTTTAGTCAGCGAACGCCGTGGTCAACTCACCCTGGTAGATCAAGAAGGTAACCAGCAAACGCTCGAAGAAATGCCCACGGTCAGCCACCAGGGGCAAGGTGGGCTTCTCGATATCACCTTGCACCCTTCCTTTGGTGACGGTGAACATGACTGGATTTATTTCACCTGGAGCAAACCAGACGGCAATAACAGTCGCTCAGCACTATCACGGGTTAAGTGGCAAGGGGATTCACTCGGTGAGGTCGAGCACCTTTTTGAACAGGACCGCGCTTCTTCACCCGGCCGTCATTACGGCTCGCGTTTGGCGTGGCTAGCAGACGGCACACTATTAATGAGTATTGGTGACCGCGGCGTTAACCCATCCCGTGCCCAGGCAAGCGACGACCACGCGGGGTCAACGCTGCGCCTAACGGATACGGGCGGTGTTCCTGACGATAACCCTTTCGTGGGCGCTGATAGCACCTTGGATGAAATTTACTCCACGGGCAATCGCAACATTCAAGGGTTGACGGTACTTAGCAATGGTGAACCCTGGGCGACCGAACATGGCCCGCGCACAGGCGATGAGCTTAATCACATCAAAGCAGGCAGTAATTATGGCTGGCCAGAGGTTAGCCTGGGAAATGATTATCGGACTAATGAGCCGATTGGAGTCGAATCGAAGCCCGGCATGGTCGACTCGGTTTACCGCTTTGAAGGTCGATTTGCGCCTTCGGGCCTTACCGAAGTCACCAGCAGCGCGTTTGGAAACTGGCAGGGGCAGCTATTAGCCGGTGGTTTAGCCAGCGAAACATTGCTGCGTCTGCAATTGGAAAACGGCAACGTGGTGGATGAAGAGGTTATTCTTGACGGCCACATTGGCCGCATTCGCGATGTGCGCCAAGGCCCTAACGACGCCATTTATTTGCTAACCGATGGCGATCAGGGCAGCCTTTACCGTTTGCAGGTGGTTAATTAACCCACACTAACGTTATCTGAACCGCTACTCTTTATACTGCCTATTGATACTGTCTATTTATTTACACTATCTATGTACGCTGCCAATGCTGTCCACTGCTGAACAGCCAGTATTCATCACGGATGCCTGATGCGACTACGTAATTTAATTATTTTGACGGTCATCGTGCCACTGTTTGTCATTCTAGTGGTTTTTAGCCTAGTGGCTATCAAGTCGCT includes the following:
- a CDS encoding AEC family transporter yields the protein MLAELFAVMAPVLAGAGLGYLWVRLGHPYPVDFITRLVFNIGTPALVLASLSGANIDANSFGQMMLATTLVILTMGAASFVVAKLLRRSWRVLLAPMMYPNTGNMGLPVVLYAFGSAGFAYGITVMVTVSLFQFTLGAVLNSNGSPTKTLLKTPTVYAILISMALLLTDTSLPPWLANTVDLMSGFTVPLMLITLGVSLASIQVKSLRSGIGFSLVRIPLAAGAAWLIAGWVGLPPLAQSILVLQMCMPVAVFNYLFAQRAQREPAYVASLVFCSTLLALVYLPILLAFLM
- a CDS encoding PQQ-dependent sugar dehydrogenase — protein: MLAGTVSNAQAEMVHDAIETDQITLSLERVTSGLNTPWAVAFLPDGRFLVSERRGQLTLVDQEGNQQTLEEMPTVSHQGQGGLLDITLHPSFGDGEHDWIYFTWSKPDGNNSRSALSRVKWQGDSLGEVEHLFEQDRASSPGRHYGSRLAWLADGTLLMSIGDRGVNPSRAQASDDHAGSTLRLTDTGGVPDDNPFVGADSTLDEIYSTGNRNIQGLTVLSNGEPWATEHGPRTGDELNHIKAGSNYGWPEVSLGNDYRTNEPIGVESKPGMVDSVYRFEGRFAPSGLTEVTSSAFGNWQGQLLAGGLASETLLRLQLENGNVVDEEVILDGHIGRIRDVRQGPNDAIYLLTDGDQGSLYRLQVVN